The following proteins are encoded in a genomic region of Hippocampus zosterae strain Florida chromosome 2, ASM2543408v3, whole genome shotgun sequence:
- the LOC127595932 gene encoding protein SOGA1-like isoform X2: MLEIRDMFQEEELRQLQDLRQQLEQANKTCRILQYRLRKAERRSIRVAQTGQVDGELVRTLEHEIKVAKSVSLRLYNELEGVQKKNGQLDWENEMLREKTQELEVANHVLQAELEKARESFLKKRSTRSTASKTERRLSQQIEQEDGDLKCQLHFAKEELALMCKKLAKMVSESEVMHERLAGYRSAYGDLDASQSPESRQKSAYAREAEVKVHLKLVEEEAMLLSRRIVELEVENRGLRAEMNDLRERDGGGGAEEEVNRNVMDERLSPSTLRKNRKERGQSLKMTSGLHDEKGAVDTEGQLPSCHVTREGPVGGERDPSESVGDKSPDGSLKGITKVDYATLAALRDHSCMLSSAIQLMKMPPKNSHCSSPSSALTPPADGKTQSVFLPAPLNEALELLQAMLQAFILRMEVLLSGKNSPRQESHLWASCMLSSLSGEYVNQDTINQGFIESAKEQEFVQVLSVDVDERAKQTARGLTSKWDLRAQLSMKILWILHQWCHDSELEAKEVKAKRMNILQDLLHSISVELQEETHDGQAIGVRNKATECAVIGVVTAEGRSGADRMCSSIRQKLQRQFSPQAYKRKNWCYLSQQAALLDQEQPVKTWDHLIMPLSFPDLDFDQMFMEKSHTAPEKSALRIYYSPPSKRRVQLAQLKQSSESDRESDTQSPWWTPPTSFSMLCVGSSANLSDDMKEMAVGWRQGSHSGSQVSRTRLAGQGVDMACSGTQTHMRPLMVSIGLQTEGPQGPVTVRNGPSRAVNSALVSSRSRSISTSLDRLTTRTERSRLTASSPKLYRSQSASGASSNLSSTTTAHTRDRTLWNHQSHSGQMSHRPAAGMNLGPRLCEPPGQNLKPPNKSAGGLVTEFLRRVSGRADRPGSAQKMKSSLERIPLRASASSLPRNDGVTKIVNHRFMRRREEVNRAQRETEPKRSSRINGATYSLRSPMAEDGNYDCSSGSTLTFCFARPFRSTQRQTSNQSKVTRSQTAEHSCE, translated from the exons GTTGCAAAGAGCGTGTCCCTGCGACTGTACAACGAACTGGAAGGAGTGCAAAAAAAGAATGGGCAGTTGGACTGGGAGAATGAGATGCTTCGAGAGAAGACGCAAGAGCTGGAGGTGGCCAATCACGTCTTGCAGGCTGAGTTGGAAAAAGCCAGAGAG aGCTTTTTAAAGAAGCGAAGCACCAGATCGACGGCCAGTAAAACCGAGCGAAGGCTCTCTCAACAGATTGAG CAGGAAGACGGTGATCTCAAGTGCCAACTCCACTTCGCCAAGGAAGAATTGGCTCTCATGTGCAAGAAACTTGCCAAAATGGTGTCTGAGAGTGAGGTCATGCACGAGCGGCTAGCCGGCTACCGTTCGGCTTACGGCGACCTCGACGCATCCCAATCGCCTGAGAGCAGACAAAAGTCCGCCTATGCCAGGGAGGCGGAGGTCAAAGTTCACTTGAAACTGGTGGAAGAGGAGGCCATGCTATTGAGCCGCCGCATCGTCGAGCTGGAGGTGGAGAACCGCGGACTGCGGGCGGAAATGAACgacttgagagagagagatggcggAGGTGGAGCTGAGGAGGAGGTGAATCGGAATGTTATGGATGAACGGCTGTCACCTTCCACTTTGaggaaaaacagaaaagaaagaGGTCAGAGTTTGAAAATGACAAGCGGTCTGCATGACGAAAAGGGAGCAGTGGACACCGAAGGGCAGCTTCCCTCTTGTCACGTCACAAGAGAAGGTCCCGTAGGGGGCGAGCGGGACCCATCAGAGAGCGTTGGCGACAAGTCACCTGACGGCAGCCTGAAAGGAATCACCAAGGTGGATTATGCAACTCTCGCAGCTCTCCGAGATCATTCCTGCATGTTGAGTTCCGCCATCCAGCTCATGAAAATGCCACCAAAAAACAGCCATTGCTCATCTCCCTCCAGCGCGCTCACCCCACCAGCAGATGGTAAAACGCAGTCAGTATTCTTGCCAGCACCTTTGAACGAGGCCCTGGAGCTTCTACAGGCCATGTTGCAGGCTTTTATCTTGAGGATGGAGGTGCTTCTAAGTGGCAAAAATTCCCCTCGCCAGGAAAGTCACCTATGGGCTTCCTGCATGCTTTCTTCTCTCAGTGGAGAATATGTCAACCAGGACACTATCAATCAAGGTTTCATAGAATCAGCAAAAGAGCAGGAATTCGTTCAAGTTCTCTCTGTCGATGTGGATgaaagagcaaaacaaacagCACGAGGGCTGACGTCCAAATGGGACCTGAGAGCGCAGCTGTCCATGAAAATTCTGTGGATCCTCCATCAGTGGTGTCACGACTCTGAACTAGAAGCAAAAGAG GTGAAGGCCAAACGCATGAACATATTGCAAGATTTGTTGCATAGCATCAGTGTTGAACTCCAGGAGGAAACGCATGATGGCCAGGCTATTGGTGTTCGGAACAAGGCAACAGAG TGTGCTGTCATTGGTGTTGTCACTGCTGAGGGACGCTCTGGCGCTGACAG AATGTGCAGCTCCATAAGGCAGAAACTTCAGCGCCAGTTTTCTCCACAAGCCTACAAGAGGAAGAACTGGTGTTATCTGAGCCAGCAGGCTGCCCTACTTGACCAGGAGCAGCCTGTTAAGACGTGGGACCATCTAATCATGCCACTTAGCTTCCCTGATCTTGATTTTGACCAGATGTTcatggagaaaagccacactgcTCCAGAGAAGTCAGCTCTGCGCATTTACTACAGCCCCCCGTCCAAGCGCAGAGTCCAGCTAGCTCAGCTTAAGCAAAGCTCCGAAAGTGACAGAGAATCTGACACGCAGTCTCCCTGGTGGACGCCGCCGACCTCCTTTTCAATGCTTTGTGTTGGCTCTTCAGCCAACCTGAGCGACGACATGAAGGAGATGGCTGTTGGCTGGAGGCAGGGGAGTCACAGCGGCTCACAGGTGAGCAGAACAAGATTAGCGGGCCAAGGAGTAGATATGGCCTGCTCCGGTACGCAGACTCATATGAGGCCGTTGATGGTGAGTATCGGCCTGCAGACCGAAGGACCCCAGGGTCCTGTCACGGTGAGAAACGGCCCCTCTCGGGCGGTCAACTCTGCTCTAGTCTCCTCCCGCTCTCGTAGCATCTCCACCTCACTGGACAGACTAACAACTAGAACCGAAAGGTCCAGACTCACCGCCTCCTCGCCGAAATTGTATCGAAGTCAATCAGCATCCGGTGCATCTTCTAACTTAAGCTCCACAACTACAGCACACACACGTGATCGAACGCTGTGGAATCACCAAAGCCACTCTGGCCAAATGAGTCACAGACCTGCTGCAGGAATGAACCTCGGCCCTCGTCTTTGTGAGCCTCCAGGCCAGAATCTAAAGCCCCCCAACAAATCTGCAGGGGGTTTGGTCACCGAGTTTCTACGCCGTGTGAGTGGTCGGGCAGACCGACCGGGGTCGGCCCAGAAGATGAAAAGCAGCCTAGAGCGCATTCCCTTGAGGGCTTCTGCGTCCTCGTTGCCGAGGAACGATGGTGTCACCAAGATAGTCAACCACAGGTTCATGAGACGGAGAGAAGAGGTCAATCGTGCCCAAAGGGAAACTGAGCCAAAACGGAGCAGCAGGATTAATGGTGCCACATACAGCCTGAGATCTCCCATGGCAGAG GATGGAAATTATGACTGCAGCTCCGGCAGCACCCTAACCTTCTGCTTTGCTCGTCCATTTCGATCTACTCAGCGACAAACGTCCAACCAGAGCAAAGTCACAAGATCCCAAACTGCTGAGCACAGTTGTGAGTGA